Proteins encoded together in one Telopea speciosissima isolate NSW1024214 ecotype Mountain lineage chromosome 4, Tspe_v1, whole genome shotgun sequence window:
- the LOC122658219 gene encoding transcription factor bHLH84-like has protein sequence MEHVEGLSEGEWSSFSGMFSTDESDFMAQLLGNYSVPHDHEAGSTLSLGTLSSLWPGHEAAAAAGNTTGSDERTYYCSDGVNSSFICYPQGSNYSSGTSSLLLPSHHHHGHYYLSNSSSSMSMDFSMVNPSIQVFAENPVEEAACLNEEMSSDSAHESGASPEAAAAIALRDKKLPQLKRRPVMLDPNVNSEDKPEYPRKKSRIPTGEVQRTKKNVQSKKTQKLNLNSNDDEENAGTNGQSSCSDCSEDDSNASQELNGGGATSSSKGPEALNLLKGKTRASRGSATDPQSLYARKRRERINERLRILQNLVPNGTKVDISTMLEEAVQYVKFLQIQIKLLSSDDLWMYAPIAYNGMDIGLDLKLLSTTR, from the exons ATGGAGCATGTAGAAGGTTTATCAGAGGGAGAATGGAGCTCTTTCAGTGGAATGTTCTCCACAGATGAGTCAGATTTCATGGCACAGTTGCTTGGGAACTACTCTGTTCCCCATGATCATGAAGCTGGATCAACCTTGAGCTTAGGGACTCTATCAAGTCTTTGGCCTGGTCATGAAGCCGCTGCCGCCGCCGGCAATACTACTGGGAGTGATGAGAGGACATACTATTGTTCAGATGGTGTTAACTCTAGTTTTATCTGTTACCCTCAAGGGAGTAACTATAGCAGTGGTACTAGTAGTCTCTTACTACCCTCACaccaccaccatggtcactacTATTTGAGCAATAGCAGCAGCTCCATGTCCATGGATTTCTCTATGGTTAACCCTTCCATTCAGGTATTTGCTGAGAACCCAGTTGAAGAAGCTGCTTGCTTGAATGAGGAGATGAGCAGTGACAGTGCACATGAATCTGGTGCATCCCCAGAAGCCGCCGCCGCCATTGCTCTTCGTGACAAGAAACTTCCACAACTAAAGAGGAGACCTGTAATGCTGGATCCTAATGTCAATTCAGAAGACAAACCTGAATACCCAAGGAAGAAATCTCGGATTCCAACAGGAGAA GTTCAAAGGACTAAGAAGAATGTGCAATCAAAGAAAACCCAGAAACTGAACCTAAACAGCAATGATGATGAAGAGAATGCTGGTACAAATGGGCAGAGTTCTTGCAGTGACTGCTCAGAGGATGACTCCAATGCTTCTCAGGAGCTAAACGGAGGAGGAGCAACTTCAAGCTCCAAAGGTCCTGAAGCTCTAAACCTATTGAAAGGGAAAACAAGAGCCAGTAGGGGTTCAGCCACTGATCCACAAAGCCTCTATGCTAGG AAGCGAAGAGAAAGAATCAATGAGAGGTTGAGAATCCTACAAAACCTTGTCCCTAATGGCACAAAG GTTGATATCAGTACAATGCTAGAAGAAGCTGTACAGTATGTCAAATTTTTGCAGATCCAAATCAAG CTCTTAAGCTCTGATGATCTATGGATGTATGCTCCCATTGCTTACAATGGAATGGACATTGGGCTTGACTTGAAGTTATTATCTACAaccagatga
- the LOC122658922 gene encoding vacuolar-sorting receptor 3-like — translation METRRSEVGFRLGFLVLLFWVSLISRATARFVVEKNSLTVTSPDSIKGSHDSSIGNFGIPQYGGSMAGTVVYPKQNVKGCKDFHEFDISFKAKPGALPTFVLVDRGDCFFALKVWNAQKAGASAVLVADDIEEPLITMDSPQEDGASAKYIENITIPSALIDKDFGEKLKKPIRVGDMVNVNLDWREAVPHPDDRVEYELWTNSNDECGIKCDMLMEFVKDFKGAAQILEKGGYTQFTPHYITWYCPRAFTISRQCKSQCINHGRYCAPDPEQDFSRGYEGKDVVIENLRQLCVFRVANESKKPWVWWDYVTDFQIRCPMKEKKYNKDCADAVIKSLGLDGKKIEKCMGDPIADSKNPVLEEEQEAQVGKGSRGDVTILPTLVVNNRQYRGKLQKGAVLKAICSGFEETTDPAVCLSGDVETNECLDNNGGCWQDKTLNVTACKDTFRGKVCECPLVDGVQFKGDGYSTCKASGPGRCKINNGGCWQQTQDGHTFSACVDTEGKKCQCPPGFKGDGVKICEDIDECKEKKACQCPECTCKNTWGSYECTCSGDLLYIRDHDTCISKRATEAKSTWAAFWAIFIGLVMTAGGVYLVYKYRLRSYMDSEIRAIMAQYMPLDSQTEVPNHVSEDRA, via the exons ATGGAGACACGGAGATCAGAGgtagggtttaggctagggtttctGGTACTGTTGTTTTGGGTTTCTCTTATATCGCGGGCGACGGCAAGGTTCGTGGTGGAGAAGAACAGCTTAACTGTGACATCTCCGGATAGTATTAAAGGTAGTCATGACAGCTCCATCGGAAACTTTGGAATACCTCAATATGGAGGGAGCATGGCCGGGACGGTTGTGTATCCAAAGCAGAACGTGAAGGGTTGTAAGGATTTCCACGAGTTCGACATATCTTTCAAGGCAAAACCCGGAGCTCTCCCAACATTTGTTCTGGTCGATCGAGGAG ATTGCTTTTTTGCCTTAAAGGTTTGGAATGCACAGAAAGCTGGGGCTTCTGCAGTGCTTGTAGCAGATGACATTGAAGAACCACTGATAACGATGGATTCACCCCAAGAGGATGGGGCATCTGCAAAGTATATTGAGAATATAACAATTCCATCTGCCCTTATTGATAAAGACTTCGGTGAAAAGTTGAAGAAGCCAATCAGGGTTGGGGATATGGTCAATGTGAACCTCGACTGGAGAGAAGCTGTTCCACATCCAGATGACCGTGTGGAGTATGAGTTGTGGACCAATAGCAATGATGAATGTGGGATCAAGTGTGATATGCTGATGGAGTTTGTGAAGGATTTCAAGGGTGCAGCACAGATTCTTGAAAAAGGGGGTTATACGCAGTTTACACCCCATTATATAACCTGGTACTGTCCTCGAGCATTCACGATAAGCAGACAATGCAAATCCCAGTGCATAAATCATGGAAGATATTGTGCGCCTGACCCTGAACAGGATTTCAGTCGAGGTTATGAAGGGAAAGATGTTGTTATTGAAAATCTGAGACAATTATGTGTTTTTAGAGTGGCAAACGAGAGCAAAAAGCCCTGGGTCTGGTGGGATTATGTAACCGATTTTCAAATAAGATGTCCAATGAAGGAGAAAAAGTACAACAAGGACTGTGCTGATGCTGTTATCAAATCTCTAG GTCTTGATGGTAAAAAGATTGAGAAGTGTATGGGAGACCCAATTGCAGACTCTAAAAATCCTGTTTTAGAAGAAGAGCAGGAAGCCCAA GTTGGGAAAGGATCAAGAGGTGATGTAACCATACTACCTACCCTTGTCGTTAACAATCGACAGTATCGAG GGAAGTTACAAAAAGGTGCTGTTTTGAAGGCTATTTGTTCTGGTTTTGAGGAAACTACTGATCCAGCTGTGTGTTTGAGTGGTG ATGTAGAGACAAATGAGTGTTTAGATAATAACGGTGGTTGCTGGCAAGATAAAACACTAAATGTTACTGCCTGCAAG GATACATTCCGTGGAAAAGTATGCGAGTGTCCCCTGGTTGATGGTGTTCAGTTCAAGGGAGATGGTTACAGTACTTGCAAAG CAAGTGGACCTGGACGGTGCAAGATAAATAACGGGGGTTGTTGGCAGCAAACTCAAGATGGTCACACATTCTCTGCTTGTGTG GATACCGAGGGCAAAAAGTGCCAGTGTCCTCCTGGATTTAAAGGAGATGGTGTTAAAATCTGTGAAG ATATAGACGAGTGCAAAGAGAAAAAGGCTTGCCAATGCCCTGAATGCACATGTAAAAATACATGGGGTAGCTACGAGTGCACTTGTAGTGGAGATCTCTTGTACATCAGGGATCATGACACTTGCATAA GTAAGCGGGCAACTGAAGCAAAGAGTACGTGGGCTGCCTTTTGGGCCATTTTTATAGGCTTGGTCATGACTGCTGGTGGAGTTTATCTTGTTTACAAATATAGATTGAGG TCATACATGGACTCGGAGATTAGAGCTATAATGGCACAGTACATGCCACTGGACAGCCAAACGGAAGTCCCAAATCATGTCAGTGAGGATCGTGCTTGA